One Deinococcus ruber genomic region harbors:
- a CDS encoding LysR family transcriptional regulator: MELRHLRHFIALAEEGHFGRAAERVYVVQQALSSSIRSLEEELEVTLVLRTTRRVQLTPAGEAFLESARATLAALSLGAERARQAARGEVGRLGIGFVSGLVFGGLPDIVRRFRELYPNVAVDLQELTAQEQEAALRAGQIHLGLLLLPVRDPALDTRALWRQPLVAALPSRHPLARKRRLHIHDLAGENFVFFPRMVRATYFDAVMRWCAASGFTPRIVQEAIEVPTLLSLVAAGLGVFLPIRFFERVSLPGVVYRPLHDSPTIEIVAAWTRSQVNPVVTAFLKVAEETLAQDVLGQSEHLPRTRTPLTTTKTPRRKPGDSGGAEDGT, translated from the coding sequence ATTGAACTGCGCCATCTGCGGCATTTCATTGCGCTGGCCGAGGAAGGGCATTTTGGGCGGGCCGCCGAGCGGGTGTACGTGGTGCAGCAGGCCCTCAGCAGCAGCATTCGCAGCCTGGAGGAAGAACTGGAGGTGACGCTGGTGCTGCGAACGACGCGGCGCGTGCAGCTCACGCCAGCGGGCGAGGCGTTTCTGGAGTCGGCGCGGGCCACGCTGGCCGCCCTGAGTCTGGGAGCCGAACGCGCCCGGCAGGCGGCACGCGGCGAGGTGGGGCGGCTGGGCATCGGCTTCGTGAGTGGGCTGGTGTTCGGCGGTCTGCCCGACATCGTGCGGAGGTTCCGGGAGCTGTATCCGAACGTGGCGGTCGATCTTCAGGAACTCACCGCCCAGGAACAGGAAGCGGCGCTGCGGGCCGGTCAGATTCACCTAGGGCTGCTGCTGCTGCCGGTACGCGATCCGGCGCTCGATACGCGGGCGCTGTGGCGGCAACCACTGGTGGCGGCACTGCCGTCGCGTCATCCGCTGGCCCGCAAACGGCGGCTGCACATTCACGATCTGGCGGGCGAAAACTTCGTGTTCTTTCCGCGCATGGTGCGGGCCACCTACTTCGATGCCGTGATGCGCTGGTGCGCCGCTTCAGGGTTCACGCCGCGCATCGTGCAGGAGGCCATCGAGGTCCCCACGCTGCTCTCGCTGGTCGCGGCGGGGTTAGGCGTCTTCCTGCCGATCCGCTTCTTCGAGCGCGTCAGCCTGCCGGGTGTGGTGTACCGCCCGCTGCACGACTCGCCCACCATCGAGATCGTGGCAGCGTGGACACGCAGTCAGGTGAATCCGGTGGTGACAGCCTTTCTGAAGGTGGCCGAGGAAACGCTGGCTCAGGACGTGCTGGGCCAGTCCGAGCATCTGCCCCGCACCCGAACGCCGCTCACAACAACAAAAACCCCCCGGCGTAAACCGGGGGATTCTGGTGGTGCCGAAGATGGGACTTGA
- a CDS encoding lysophospholipid acyltransferase family protein has product MDAAPPGLVTRGLDLMVHRSVVRGLRGVWVRGHLPTGGAILAPSHHSWWDGYVLFELCRTLGQPFKVLMTTRQFSSFPFLRRLGALPNHEIRAALRSAQAGAWVVVFPEGELRPTGPLGALQPGAGWLARRAGVPLVPVALRVTMRGQQQPEAYLRFGAPTDAAGLQRGLQHELAALEAELQGSDPEQPLAGYLRVAGSGGSQNERLAGLSRLLARVTGDR; this is encoded by the coding sequence ATGGACGCCGCCCCGCCGGGTCTAGTCACGCGGGGGCTGGATCTGATGGTTCACCGCAGCGTCGTGCGCGGGCTGCGCGGCGTGTGGGTACGTGGGCACCTGCCGACAGGCGGGGCGATTCTGGCTCCCAGCCATCACAGCTGGTGGGACGGATACGTGTTGTTCGAGCTGTGCCGCACGCTCGGCCAGCCCTTCAAAGTGCTGATGACCACCCGCCAGTTTTCCAGCTTCCCGTTTCTGCGTCGGCTGGGCGCACTGCCCAACCACGAGATCAGAGCGGCGCTGCGCTCGGCCCAGGCGGGCGCGTGGGTGGTGGTGTTTCCCGAGGGCGAACTGCGGCCTACTGGCCCGCTGGGAGCGCTTCAGCCGGGGGCGGGGTGGCTGGCGCGGCGTGCCGGAGTGCCGCTCGTGCCGGTGGCCCTGCGCGTGACGATGCGCGGTCAGCAGCAGCCGGAAGCGTACCTGCGATTTGGAGCACCCACCGACGCCGCCGGATTGCAGCGCGGACTGCAACACGAGCTGGCCGCGCTCGAAGCCGAACTTCAGGGCAGCGATCCGGAGCAGCCGTTGGCCGGATACCTGCGCGTGGCGGGCAGCGGCGGCAGTCAGAATGAGCGTCTGGCAGGGCTGAGCAGGCTGCTGGCCCGCGTGACAGGAGACCGCTGA
- a CDS encoding phytoene desaturase family protein has translation MPEGWTRGKGVFLPDFDVIVMGAGHNALVTAAYAARAGLKVGVFEQRHIVGGAVSTEELVPGYKFDYGGSAHILIRMTRVVQELELSRFGLHYLEVDPMFHASNGDDPWFIWRDAERTIEELNEKFPGQGDSYRRFLNDWSPFASAVADLFNTAPGPLDMGKMIMRSKGTMSMQDQLSRILRPYGDVAKEYFSDERVRAPLTWMAAQSGPPPTDPLSAPFLLWHPLYHQGGVARPKGGSGGLTRALARAVEAYGGQIFTNAGVKRILVENGRAAGIELASGEKYTARAVVSGTHVLTTAAALPPERVPEAAKRVRVGNGFGMVLRLALSGKVKYRNHTEPHSRVGLGLLIKNEQQLMKGYGEYLAGEPTKDPPIIAMSFSAVDDSLAPPNGEVLWLWAQYFPYELSSGSWAGADQHSRTAEARENILTAFEHYAPGTRDMIVGELVQTPLWLEQNLGLHRGNVMHLEMSFDQMFSFRPFMAASQYKWPGLPGMYLTGASTHPGGGIMGASGRNAATVLIRELTRRGWK, from the coding sequence ATGCCTGAGGGCTGGACGCGGGGCAAGGGAGTCTTTCTGCCAGATTTTGACGTGATCGTGATGGGTGCGGGCCACAATGCCCTGGTGACGGCGGCGTATGCAGCGCGGGCGGGCCTGAAGGTCGGGGTCTTCGAGCAGCGGCACATCGTGGGCGGGGCGGTCAGCACCGAGGAACTCGTACCGGGCTACAAGTTCGACTACGGCGGCAGCGCCCACATCCTGATCCGCATGACGCGGGTGGTGCAGGAACTGGAGCTGAGCCGTTTCGGGCTGCACTATCTGGAAGTCGATCCGATGTTTCATGCCAGCAACGGCGACGACCCCTGGTTCATCTGGCGCGACGCCGAGCGCACCATCGAGGAACTGAACGAGAAGTTTCCCGGTCAGGGTGACAGCTACCGCCGCTTTCTGAACGACTGGTCGCCCTTTGCGAGCGCGGTGGCCGACCTGTTCAACACTGCCCCCGGCCCGCTGGATATGGGCAAGATGATCATGCGGAGCAAGGGAACCATGAGCATGCAGGATCAGCTCTCGCGGATTCTGCGGCCCTACGGCGACGTGGCGAAGGAGTACTTCTCGGATGAACGCGTGCGTGCGCCGCTCACCTGGATGGCGGCCCAGAGCGGCCCCCCCCCCACCGACCCGCTGAGTGCGCCGTTTCTGCTGTGGCATCCGCTGTACCACCAGGGCGGCGTGGCGCGGCCCAAAGGCGGCAGCGGCGGCCTGACCAGAGCGCTGGCCCGCGCCGTGGAAGCGTACGGCGGGCAGATCTTCACCAACGCGGGTGTGAAGCGGATTCTGGTCGAGAACGGCAGGGCGGCGGGCATCGAACTGGCGAGCGGCGAGAAGTACACCGCCCGCGCCGTCGTATCTGGAACCCACGTGCTGACCACTGCCGCCGCGCTTCCCCCCGAACGCGTGCCTGAGGCGGCAAAGCGCGTACGGGTGGGCAACGGCTTCGGCATGGTGCTGCGTCTGGCGCTCAGCGGCAAGGTGAAGTACCGCAACCACACCGAGCCGCACAGCCGGGTGGGGCTGGGCCTGCTCATCAAGAACGAACAGCAGCTGATGAAGGGTTACGGCGAGTATCTGGCGGGCGAGCCGACCAAAGACCCGCCGATCATCGCCATGAGTTTCAGCGCCGTAGACGACTCGCTGGCTCCCCCGAATGGCGAGGTGCTGTGGCTGTGGGCGCAGTATTTTCCGTATGAGCTGAGCAGCGGAAGCTGGGCCGGTGCCGATCAACACAGCCGCACCGCCGAGGCCCGCGAGAACATCCTGACGGCGTTCGAGCACTACGCCCCCGGCACCCGCGACATGATCGTGGGCGAGCTGGTTCAGACGCCGCTGTGGCTGGAACAGAATCTGGGCCTGCACCGCGGCAACGTGATGCACCTCGAAATGAGCTTCGATCAGATGTTCAGCTTCCGGCCCTTCATGGCGGCCAGCCAGTACAAGTGGCCGGGGCTGCCCGGCATGTACCTGACCGGAGCCAGTACCCATCCCGGCGGCGGCATCATGGGCGCGTCGGGGCGAAATGCCGCCACCGTGCTGATCAGGGAGTTGACGCGCCGGGGCTGGAAGTGA
- a CDS encoding carotenoid biosynthesis protein, giving the protein MTYLQYHLVFIVPPLLALLLLTWRATRGGRSVVGAFREAGWARRTLALFPLIPLVYTTPWDNYLVYKAVWSYPPERVLGRIGYVPYEEYAFFILQTLMTGLWLAFWLRRRPADGGAVARVSPHAFTRWGQAALWLGVAFVGVLLLGHEHTFYLGLILAWACPVLSGLSAFGGDLVFGRTLVYWLSVLPPTLYLWATDYFAIHNGIWGISPRYTLGWNLGGVLPAEEMAFFLITNLLVVTGLLSFLHPEALNRVNRLAALIRTGTLRPWMLLTALYALSKIPVPLWPAGFPLLGTLGTGLLFLAALSFAWERVGAARALLLAGVAFAAGLGIELLGSRTGLPFGQYSYAHAPSPLLLGVPLLVPLGWFAMTLAAALLARGKPWLTGLLLVAWDVGLEPLMTAQGFWRWSDPAGLWAGAPIQNFLGWFVVGAVLAFFMREVGGRALFGDAGRVRRDEKGRSTAITHPASPITFAAAYLLEAAFLPAGLLLLGAGVGTALLTLLCMGGAAAVALWPLLKKGGRAWTPPRRV; this is encoded by the coding sequence ATGACCTACCTCCAGTACCACCTCGTCTTTATCGTGCCGCCGCTGCTGGCACTGCTGCTGCTGACATGGCGGGCCACACGCGGCGGCAGGTCGGTGGTCGGCGCATTCCGGGAGGCGGGCTGGGCGCGGCGCACCCTGGCGCTGTTTCCGCTGATTCCGCTGGTATACACGACTCCCTGGGATAACTATCTGGTCTATAAGGCGGTGTGGAGTTACCCGCCAGAGCGCGTGCTGGGGCGTATCGGCTACGTGCCCTACGAGGAATACGCCTTCTTCATCCTGCAAACGCTGATGACCGGGCTGTGGCTGGCTTTCTGGCTGCGCCGCCGTCCTGCCGATGGAGGCGCAGTGGCCCGCGTTTCCCCACACGCCTTCACACGCTGGGGACAGGCGGCGCTGTGGCTGGGCGTGGCCTTTGTGGGCGTGCTGCTGCTGGGGCACGAGCACACCTTCTATCTGGGCCTGATCCTGGCGTGGGCCTGTCCGGTGCTCAGCGGGCTGTCGGCGTTCGGCGGCGATCTGGTGTTCGGGCGTACCTTGGTGTACTGGCTGTCGGTGCTGCCACCCACGCTGTACCTGTGGGCCACCGACTATTTCGCCATCCACAACGGCATCTGGGGCATCTCGCCGCGCTACACGCTGGGCTGGAATCTGGGCGGCGTGCTGCCCGCCGAGGAAATGGCGTTCTTCCTCATCACCAATCTGCTGGTGGTCACGGGCCTGCTGTCGTTTCTGCACCCCGAAGCGCTGAACCGCGTGAACCGGCTGGCCGCGCTGATCCGGACGGGCACGCTGCGCCCCTGGATGCTGCTGACCGCGCTGTACGCCCTGAGCAAGATTCCGGTGCCGCTGTGGCCCGCCGGGTTTCCGCTGCTGGGCACGCTGGGCACGGGCCTGCTGTTTTTGGCGGCGCTCAGCTTCGCGTGGGAGCGCGTCGGGGCGGCGCGGGCGCTGCTGCTGGCAGGCGTGGCCTTTGCCGCCGGACTGGGCATAGAGTTGCTGGGCAGCCGCACCGGGCTTCCATTCGGACAGTACAGCTACGCCCACGCGCCCAGCCCGCTGCTGCTGGGTGTTCCGCTGCTGGTGCCGCTCGGCTGGTTCGCCATGACACTGGCGGCAGCGCTGCTGGCACGCGGCAAACCCTGGCTGACCGGCCTGCTGCTGGTCGCCTGGGACGTGGGCCTGGAACCGCTGATGACCGCGCAGGGCTTCTGGAGATGGAGTGACCCGGCGGGCCTCTGGGCAGGCGCACCGATTCAGAATTTTCTGGGCTGGTTCGTTGTGGGGGCGGTGCTGGCCTTCTTTATGCGCGAGGTGGGGGGACGGGCGCTGTTCGGGGATGCGGGACGGGTGAGGCGTGATGAGAAAGGGCGGTCAACCGCCATCACGCATCCAGCCTCACCTATCACCTTTGCCGCCGCCTATCTGCTCGAAGCCGCGTTCCTGCCCGCCGGACTGCTGCTGCTGGGGGCAGGGGTGGGAACAGCGCTGCTGACGCTGCTGTGTATGGGCGGCGCGGCGGCTGTGGCCCTGTGGCCGCTGCTGAAAAAAGGAGGACGCGCATGGACGCCGCCCCGCCGGGTCTAG
- a CDS encoding glycosyltransferase: MAHRARPLPTRRTRSLRPVRALEQARLGFLLYRLATLTVNLLAFPVLRLRPRVPAAPSVSILVPARDEVLNLPHTLPRLLAQRGEGVEVLLLDDASSDGTGDLARQLGATVLTGKPLPSGWHGKPWACWQLAQAARGEVLIFTDADVSWETGTLNALLCELERRRADLLTVWPRQQTRSVGERLLAPLIDDVLLGLLPAPLIRLPLASLSAGNGQLMAFRRAAYFRVGGHGLVRSEVLEDVRFAARLKARGGRVAVALGGDLLSVRMYRSYSGAVPGFAKSLLSVHGGSRTLLALSWLWFGAVYALPWLTPQTRTVRALGLLDRLLVHAKTGRTRPGDLLEVLLTPLLPLAVLPVYVRALRKKYVWKGREYGRDG; this comes from the coding sequence ATGGCCCACCGTGCACGCCCGCTGCCGACTCGCCGCACACGTTCACTGCGCCCAGTTCGCGCCCTCGAACAGGCCCGGCTCGGGTTCCTGCTGTACCGCCTCGCCACGCTCACGGTCAATCTGCTGGCGTTCCCGGTGCTGCGCCTTCGCCCCAGGGTGCCCGCTGCGCCGAGTGTCAGCATTCTGGTGCCTGCCCGCGACGAGGTATTGAATCTGCCGCACACCCTGCCCCGGCTGCTGGCCCAGCGCGGCGAAGGCGTCGAGGTCCTGCTCCTCGACGACGCTTCCAGCGACGGAACCGGCGATCTGGCCCGCCAGCTTGGGGCCACCGTGCTGACGGGTAAACCGCTGCCATCCGGCTGGCACGGCAAACCCTGGGCCTGCTGGCAACTGGCGCAGGCGGCACGCGGCGAGGTGCTGATCTTTACCGATGCCGATGTGAGCTGGGAGACAGGCACGCTGAACGCGCTGCTGTGCGAGCTGGAGCGCCGCCGCGCCGACCTGCTGACGGTCTGGCCGCGCCAGCAGACCCGCAGCGTGGGCGAACGCCTGCTGGCTCCGCTGATCGACGATGTGCTGCTGGGCCTGCTGCCCGCGCCGCTCATCCGGCTGCCGCTGGCCTCGCTGAGTGCCGGAAACGGGCAGCTGATGGCGTTCCGCCGAGCGGCGTATTTCCGGGTGGGGGGTCACGGCCTGGTGCGTTCGGAGGTGCTGGAAGACGTGCGCTTTGCGGCCCGCCTGAAGGCGAGGGGCGGGCGGGTGGCGGTGGCGCTGGGCGGCGACCTGCTGAGTGTGAGGATGTACCGCAGTTACAGCGGCGCAGTTCCGGGCTTCGCCAAGAGTCTGCTGAGCGTTCACGGCGGCTCGCGCACGCTGCTGGCGCTGTCGTGGCTGTGGTTCGGAGCGGTGTACGCGCTGCCCTGGCTGACCCCGCAGACCCGCACCGTCCGGGCGCTGGGCCTGCTCGACCGCCTGCTGGTACATGCCAAAACCGGACGTACCCGCCCCGGCGATCTGCTGGAAGTGCTGCTGACGCCGCTGCTGCCGCTGGCCGTGCTGCCGGTGTATGTCCGGGCGCTGCGGAAGAAGTACGTCTGGAAGGGCCGCGAGTATGGAAGGGATGGGTGA
- a CDS encoding metalloenzyme domain protein, with the protein MKPLIWLALDGVGHPQDAPPDSPWNAELPTLRPFVEAGLALDASLGVGGLPQSATGQTCWLTGRNAVTAMNGHYGPHPGPTLQRLLDADALPVRLVQQGARLALLNSYPPGYFEAQAQAAARGRNRSGCFPYSFVRAGLPLNPPGIPLLPATLGLNYRSPWLPQDTVGVWQRHGEALAALSDHDLLVFDAWFSDHLGHEGQAPTPPELAAAGRAYLLRLDALLNGLLQAGAAVVISSDHGNFEDLSVKGHTLARVPFAASGVPLGQPGDVVQGGQSIRGWFGL; encoded by the coding sequence ATGAAGCCGCTGATCTGGCTGGCGCTCGACGGCGTGGGCCACCCACAGGACGCGCCGCCCGACAGTCCCTGGAACGCCGAGTTGCCCACGCTGCGCCCCTTTGTAGAGGCGGGGCTGGCACTCGATGCGTCGCTGGGGGTAGGTGGCCTGCCGCAGAGTGCCACCGGACAGACCTGCTGGCTGACCGGACGAAATGCCGTTACCGCCATGAACGGTCATTATGGCCCGCATCCCGGCCCCACCTTGCAGCGGCTGCTCGATGCCGACGCGCTTCCGGTGCGGCTGGTGCAGCAGGGCGCGAGGCTGGCACTGCTCAACAGCTATCCGCCGGGCTACTTCGAGGCGCAGGCACAGGCCGCCGCACGCGGGCGCAACCGCTCGGGCTGCTTTCCGTACAGCTTTGTACGGGCGGGCCTGCCGCTCAATCCGCCGGGCATCCCGCTGCTGCCCGCCACGTTGGGCCTGAACTACCGCTCTCCGTGGCTGCCTCAGGACACTGTGGGGGTCTGGCAGCGACACGGCGAAGCACTGGCGGCGCTTTCCGATCACGACCTGCTGGTCTTCGATGCCTGGTTCAGCGATCATCTGGGCCACGAGGGCCAGGCTCCCACGCCGCCCGAACTGGCAGCAGCGGGCCGAGCATACCTGCTCCGGCTGGACGCCCTGCTGAACGGACTGTTGCAGGCGGGCGCGGCGGTGGTCATCAGCAGCGACCACGGCAACTTCGAGGATCTGAGCGTCAAAGGCCACACCCTGGCGCGGGTGCCGTTCGCGGCGTCGGGCGTACCGCTGGGTCAGCCGGGCGACGTGGTGCAGGGTGGGCAGAGCATTCGCGGCTGGTTCGGCCTGTAG